The sequence CCAGCCTACCGCGCTGGTGATCATCCTGGACAACTCGCTCAGCTCCGGGCTGGTCCAGGGAGAACAGCGCGTGCTCGATCGACTGAAGGCACTGGCCCTCGAGACCCTCGACGAAGCCGGGCCCGAGGATCGCATCTGGGTGATGAGGGCGGGAGAGCCGTGGGATGTCGCAGTTCCGGGATCTCCCGTCCAGGCGCGGGCGCGCGTTCTCGAGACCCAGGTGAGCGGCGGACGAGGGGATCTCGCCGCCGCGATCGAGAGAGCCGGCGCCCTCGTCTCGGCGGCGCCGCTCGACGAAACCGAAATACAACTGCTGTCCGACCTGCAGGCCACGGCGTTCCCGGGCGACGCCCCCGTGGTGCTCCCCGCCGACACCCGTCTCCTGGTGTACCAGGCACCGTCCTCCGTGGAGGACAACCGTTACCTCAGGGAGGTACTGGTGGGCGGAGGTCTCGCACCCATGACGAACGAGCGCTCCCAGGTGTCCATCGCGGTCGGGGGCAGCGGGGAAGGCGCGGATACCCTGGCGGTGCGCCTGGTCGTGGGAGGGCGCACCGTCGGCGCGACCACCATCACGGCTGGATCGGAGGCGCTGCTCAACGTGGGCCCGTTCGCAGGAGGCGCCGTGAGCGGGTACGCCGAGATCGACCCGGACGCGCTGCGCGGCGACGACCGCCGTTTTTTCTCGGTGTCGGTGCGGCCTCCAGTGGGGGTGTCGCTCCGGGGGGATGGCGGCTTTTTCCTTGAGCAGGCGATCGAGGTGCTGGCTCGGGCGGGCCGGGCGCAACGAACCGCGGACGCAGCGGCCCAGGTACTCCTGAGCGTCGGCGGAGAAGGGTTGGACGGCCGGCCCGGCGGTTCCGCCGCAGTCGTGGTTCCGCCCTCCGACGGAGCGATGCTGCCCGCCCTCAATCGCCAACTCCTGCTGGCGGAGATCCCCTGGCGTTACGAGAGCGAGCCCGGCGCCGGCGAGATCGGGGTGGCCGACAACCGCCTGCCGGTCGCCCTCGACGAGGTGCGCATCGTCCGCCGCTATCGCCTGGTCGCCAACGGCGAGGAAGCGGCGGGTGTGGTCCAGGCCACCCTCGACTCGGGCGAGCCCTGGATCGTGACCGGCAGCGCGCCGGGCGGACCCTATCTGCTGCTCGGCTCCCCGGTGGACGCAGAGGCCACCAGCCTGGCCGTGTCCGCCCCCATGCTGCCGCTGGTCGAATGGATGGTGTCGCGCTGGCCGTTCCAGAGCGACGGCAGGTCGTTCACCGTCGGGGATGTCCTGCCGATTCCGGCCGGAGTCGACGCCGTTGCCGATGCCGCCGGCGCGCGGACGCCGGCCGGCCCGGGGGCCCAGGTTGTCGCGCGCGCTCCGGGGCTCCATCGCCTTCTGGCCGGCGACTCCCTCGTGCGGCAGGTCGCGGTCAACCCGCCCGCGGCGGAATCGATCCTGGAGCCGATCGCGGAGAGCGCCCTCGACGGGGTTCTGGGGGACGACTACGACCGGGCCGACGCCTCGTCCTGGCGGCGCCTGGTCTTCGCCAGCCGGCAGGGCACCGAGGTATGGCGCTGGCTCCTCGTCGCCGCACTGGTGCTGCTGCTCCTGGAATCCCGGGTTGCCGCCACCGGCCGGCGTACCAGCTCCTCGGGCGGCGGCGCCATGTCGGGCTCCCGCGGCCCGTCCGCTTCCGGCCCTCTTCCGCGAACCGGATGAACGCGCGCGAGAACGCCATTCTCGACCTGATCGAGGCAACCGGGCCCTTCCGGTCCCTTCGAGCACGCCTCCCGAACGCCGGCCACGAGTTGTCCCTCGGCGGCGCGTGCGGATCACTGGGACATGCCGTGCTGGCCGCTCTGGTCCGTGCTACGCGAGATCGCGTGGTCGTGCTTCTCGCTCCGTCGCCGGACAGGGCGGTCGCCGCCGAGGCGGACCTGGAGGCCCTCGTGGGCCCGGATGCCGTGGCCGCCTACCCCCAGCGCGAGTCTCTTCCCTACGAGAGCGACGACTTCCACATCGAGATCGAGGGGCGCCGGGTCGAGGCGGTGGAAGCCGTGTTCGGCAACCGCTGCCGCCTGCTGGTGACCACGCTGCGCGCGCTCCAGGAGCGAGGCTCCTTCCCCACCCGCCTCACCCACCTGCACCTCACCCTGCGGACGGGCGCCGAGGTCGGGCTCACCGCTCTGGCGGAGCAACTCCGGGAGCGCGGTTTCCACAAGGCTCCGCTGGTGGAGGAAGTCGGTCAGTTCGCGGTGCGCGGGGGCATAGTGGACGTCTTCTCCTTCGGTTCCCCCGACCCGGTGCGCGTCGAGTTCATGGGTGACGAAATCGTTTCCATGCGCCGCTTCGACATCCTGGACCAGCGGTCCAGGGGGTCGGTCGCCGAGGTGCGCCTGCTCCCGGTCAGGCTGGGCGACGGCGGAGGTCCGGACGCGCCCGGCGCGCCCCGCTCCCTGCTCGACCTGCTGCCGTCGGACACGCTGGTGGCGCGCTGGGCGGGCCACGACCTGAAGGCCTCCGCGGAGCACACATGGACGGAGGTGGAGCGCCGCCACGCCGAAGCCGTCGCGGGCGGAGACGAGCCCCCCCCGCCGGACACCGTCTGTCTTCGGCCCCGGGACCTGCTGGAGCGGCTGGCCGCCCTCCCCCGGCTGGTCGTCTCCCCTGCCGCGGGTGGCGAGATTCTCTTCGGCTCGGAGGCGCCGCCGGTCATCTCCCGTGACATGAAGCGGTTGAAGGAAGTGCTGCGGGCCGGCGCCGCCCGCGGCGACCGAACCCTCATCCTCTGCGACAACGAGGGGCAGATTCAGCGCCTGGAGGAGATTCTGGGCGGGCAGACGCGCCTTCCGGCGGGCGCCCAGCTCGCCGTGGGGGCGCTGGACGGGGGATTCATCCTGAACGACTCGGCCCCGCGCCTGCGCGTCCTCACCGACCATGAGATCTTCCTGCGCACGCGACGCATTCGCCGGCGGCGCCGCTTTCGCGGCTCCGCTTCGCTCGAGAGCGTCGCGCAGCTCACCCCGGGGGACGCGGTCGTGCACATGGACCACGGCATCGGCCGCTTTCGCGGGCTGGAGCATGTCACCATCGGTGGCGAGGAGATCGAGTCGATTCTGATCGAGTACGCGGGGGCGGAGTACCTGCGCGTGCCCGTGTACCGGCTCGACCTGCTGGAGCGGTGGGTCGGCGGCACGGAGGGGGCGAAGCCTCCGCCGGTGCACCGCATCGGCGGGAAGCGCTGGAAGAATCTGCGCGCCCGCACCGAGCAGGCCATCCGCAAGGTCGCCACCGAACTCCTCGAGCTCTACGCCCGCCGCGAGATGGCTCAAGGGCACGCTTTCGCGCCCGACACCCGCTGGCAGAGGGAAATGGAATCGTCGTTCCTCTACGAGGACACGCGCGATCAGCGGCGCGTGGTGGAAGACATCAAGCGGGACATGGAGGCGGCCACGCCCATGGACCGGCTGGTCTGCGGAGACGTGGGATACGGCAAGACCGAGGTGGCGATTCGCGCCGCCTTCAAGGCAGTCCAGGACGGCAGGCAGGTCGCCGTGCTCGCGCCCACCACCGTGCTGGTCGAGCAGCACGCGCGCACCTTCGGAGAGCGTCTCGCCGACTACCCGGTGACCATCGGGGCGCTCAACCGATTCCGGAGCCCGAAGGAGACCACCCGCCTGCTGGGGGAGTTGCGCCGCGGGACCCTCGACATCGCCATCGGCACCCACCGCCTGCTCTCCAAGGACGTCGTCTTCCGTGACCTCGGCCTCCTCGTCGTCGACGAAGAGCAGCGCTTCGGAGTCCGTCACAAGGAGCGTCTGAAGCGGCTGCGGGCCTCGGTCGACGTGCTCACCCTCACGGCGACGCCCATTCCGCGCACCCTTCAGCTCTCCCTCGCCGGCCTGCGCAACCTGTCGCTGATCCGGACTCCGCCCCGCGACCGGGTCCCCATCACCACCCATGTCATTCCGTGGAACGACCACATCCTGTACGACGGCCTGTGGCGGGAGCTCGACCGGGGCGGCCAGGTCTTCTTCCTCCACAACCGCGTTCAGACCATCCACAGCACGGCCGAGAAGGTGCGCGCGCTGGCGCCCGGCGCGGCCGTCGCCGTCGCCCACGGCCAGATGGGCGGCCGGCAGCTCGACCAGGTGATGCTCGGTTTCGTGAACGGTGACGTGGACGTTCTGGTCTGCACCGCCATCATCGAGAACGGCCTGGACGTTCCCAACGCCAACACCCTGATCGTCGACCGCGCCGACCGCTTCGGGCTCGCGCAGCTCTACCAGATCCGTGGCCGGGTCGGGCGCTCCGACCGACACGCGCACTGCTACCTGGTCGTCCCCGACGGCGTTTCCAGGGACGCCATGCGGCGCGTGCGCGTGCTCGAGCGCCACACCGACCTGGGGAGCGGCTACGCCGTGGCGATGCGCGACCTGGAGATGCGCGGCGCCGGCAACCTGCTCGGCGAGGACCAGTCGGGATACGCGCAGGCGGTCGGCGTCGACACCTACATGCGCCTTCTGCGCAAGACCGTGGAGCGCATGAAGCGGGGACGGACCGACCAGCCCGCACCGCGCGATCCCGAGATCTCGCTCGCGGGATCGGCCTACCTGCCGGACAGCTACGTCCCCGAGTCCGGACAGAAGCTCCACCTCTACCGCCGACTGTCGCGCATCACGACCAAGACCGGACTCGACGAGTTCGCCGCGGAGTTGCGCGACCGCTTCGGGACGCTGCCTCCGCCGGCCGACCGCCTGCTCGACGGCCACGTGCTGCGCCTCCTCGGCCGCAAGATCGGCCTCCAGCGCATCATGGTGCGCGGACGCCGCGCGCGCCTCACCTTCCGGGACGACATGGTGCCCCGGCTCGCCGCCCTGGAGGAACCGCTTCGGGACCGATTGATCGCCGTGGAGGTACGCAGGATGTCGCCCCTCTCGCTGGTCCTCCGCCAGGAGGGCGCGGACCCGCTGACCGCCACGCTGATCCGGGCGCTGGACCGGCTGTCGGCGAACCGCGCCCGGGCGGCCTGACCCGACGCCGGGATCTCAGCGAGCGAGCGCCGGGGAATCGCGGTACTATGCACGCAGGCATGACCATCGGGAGTGAAACATGAAGGTTCCTGTACACGGCATCCCACGGATCCCCGGCATCGTCTGCCTCGCGGCGCTCGCCGCGCTCGGCGGGTGTGGCGATTCCGCGCCGGGCGACGAAATCGTCGCGCGCGCCGCCGGCTACGAGCTGTCCGTGGACCAGACCGCCGATCTGCTCGCGCGCCAGGCGCAACTTCCCGACCAGGCCGACGTGGTGGAGGCGATCGCCAGCCTGTGGATCGACTACACCCTGTTCGCCGTCGCCGCTCTGGAGGACTCGACCTTCCAGCACATCGACCTGCTCCCGCTGGTCCGTCAGGAGATCGAACAGGAGCTGGTGGCGCGCCTGCGCGAGCGCGTGATCCAGGTGGACACCGCATTCACCGAAGAGCAGTTGCGACAGATCTACGAGGAGCAGGCGGCGGGGGTGGAACTGCGTGCGCGCCATATCCTCCTTTCGCTCGACCCGGGGGCGGACGCCGCCACCGCCGACAGCGTAATGGAGTTCGCCGGCGGCCTGCGCGAGAGGATCCTGGCGGGAGAGGACTTCGCGGCCCTGGCCGGAGAGTTCAGCCAGGACCCGGGAACCGCGACCCAGGGCGGAGACCTGGGATCCTTCCGGCGCGGCCAGATGGTTCCGGCCTTCGACTCCGCGGCGTTCGCTCTGGCGCCCGGCGAGGTGAGCGATCCCGTGCGCACGGGCTTCGGAGTCCACATCCTGCGGGTCGACGAGCGGACCCAGATCCCGTTCGAGGAAGCGCGCCCCCAGTTCGAGCCACAGCTCAAGCTCGGCCTGGTCAGCCAGGCCGAGGAAGCCTACCTGGGGCGCGTCTTGAGCCGCGCCGAAATGGAACCGGTAGACGGGGGCGCCGACATCGCCCGTCAGCTGGCCGCGCGTCCCAGCCAGCGCCTCAGCCGCCGGGCCGCGGCCCGTGAGCTCTTCCGCTTCGAGGGGGGCGCGTACACGGCGTCGGACTTCCACCGCTTCCTGAACGAACAGGGACCTCCCTTCCGCGCGCAGGTGCGCAACGCGACCGATGACCAGCTGACCGGGCTGCTCGGAAACCTCGCCCAGAGCAAGGTCCTGGTGAACGAGGCGGAGCAGGCCGGCATCTCGCTCAGCGTTGTCGAGCAGGATTCGCTGCTCATGGTCGCCCGCACCCGCTTCACGCGCGCGGCGCGCGACCTGGAACTGACCAGCCTGACGCCGGCCGAAGGAGAATCCGCGCGGGACGCCGTCGAGGCCATCGTGCGTCGCGTCATGCAGCGCATCGTCGACGGAGACGAGAACATTCCGGCTCTCGGACATCTCTCGTTCGCGCTGCGGGAGGAATACCGGGCCGACGTGTTCGAGAACAGCTTCACCGCGGTGACCCAGCGCACCAGCGAGTTCAGGGTGATCCGGGGCCGCTCCCAGCCGATCCAGCCCCCGGACTCGCCGGTTGTGGCTCCCAACGCACCGCCGCCCGGCGATTGAAGGCGATGCCCGCGCAGGTGTCCCGGCGACCTCCGGATCCCGCGGCCGCGCGCTCCGGAACCCGTCGCCAGCACGGGGTTTACACGGGATCGAAGCCCGGATGCGCATTCCGCCCCCCGCTCCATCCCTCCATATCCGCAGGTCCAAACGGCATGGCGAAGTCTCTTCTTGCGATCCCTGGCAGACTTTCCTCGCGGCATCTCCTCATCCTCGCACTGCTACTGTGCGCCGCCCCGGCGCGGGCACAGCAGCCGGGGAGCCTCCCGGAAGTCGTCGACGGCGTCGTGGCGATCGCCGGCGACTCGGTGATTCTGCGATCCGAGGTGCAGGAACGCCTGCTCCAGATGCGTGCCAGCGGCGCGCCCATGCCCGAAGATCCGGCGGGCATCATGCAGCTCCAGGATGAAATCGTCGAATCCCTCATCAACGAGCAGCTTCTCCTGCAGGCAGCCGAGAGCGACACCACCATCGTCGTATCCGACGAGGAACTGGAGGTCATCGTCCAGCAGGACCTGGACGAGCGCATGCGCAACGTGGGAGGAATGGGGCAGATGGTGGCCCTTCTCAGCGAGCAGGGCCTGAACCTGATCAGCTACCGCGAGATGCTGAAGGAGCAGGCGCGCCGGCAGCGCCTGCAGTCGCTCTGGGTGGGCAGGAGACGCGCGGACATCGGTCCCATCGTGGTGACCGAAGGAGAGGTGCGCGCGTTCATCGACGCACAGCGCGATCAGCTTCCCAAACGCCCCGCCTCCATCATCTTCCGCCAGGTCCTCGTGCGCTCGGAGCCATCCGATTCCACCCGCGAGGCGGCCAGGCTGGAGGCCGAG comes from Gammaproteobacteria bacterium and encodes:
- a CDS encoding BatA domain-containing protein, producing the protein MGFLNPLFLAAAAVVAVPLILHLFHRHELRRVPFPALRYLLRATRDHARTIRIRQLLLLLLRVAICLLLVLAGSRLFWRGAGGTHQPTALVIILDNSLSSGLVQGEQRVLDRLKALALETLDEAGPEDRIWVMRAGEPWDVAVPGSPVQARARVLETQVSGGRGDLAAAIERAGALVSAAPLDETEIQLLSDLQATAFPGDAPVVLPADTRLLVYQAPSSVEDNRYLREVLVGGGLAPMTNERSQVSIAVGGSGEGADTLAVRLVVGGRTVGATTITAGSEALLNVGPFAGGAVSGYAEIDPDALRGDDRRFFSVSVRPPVGVSLRGDGGFFLEQAIEVLARAGRAQRTADAAAQVLLSVGGEGLDGRPGGSAAVVVPPSDGAMLPALNRQLLLAEIPWRYESEPGAGEIGVADNRLPVALDEVRIVRRYRLVANGEEAAGVVQATLDSGEPWIVTGSAPGGPYLLLGSPVDAEATSLAVSAPMLPLVEWMVSRWPFQSDGRSFTVGDVLPIPAGVDAVADAAGARTPAGPGAQVVARAPGLHRLLAGDSLVRQVAVNPPAAESILEPIAESALDGVLGDDYDRADASSWRRLVFASRQGTEVWRWLLVAALVLLLLESRVAATGRRTSSSGGGAMSGSRGPSASGPLPRTG
- the mfd gene encoding transcription-repair coupling factor, with protein sequence MNARENAILDLIEATGPFRSLRARLPNAGHELSLGGACGSLGHAVLAALVRATRDRVVVLLAPSPDRAVAAEADLEALVGPDAVAAYPQRESLPYESDDFHIEIEGRRVEAVEAVFGNRCRLLVTTLRALQERGSFPTRLTHLHLTLRTGAEVGLTALAEQLRERGFHKAPLVEEVGQFAVRGGIVDVFSFGSPDPVRVEFMGDEIVSMRRFDILDQRSRGSVAEVRLLPVRLGDGGGPDAPGAPRSLLDLLPSDTLVARWAGHDLKASAEHTWTEVERRHAEAVAGGDEPPPPDTVCLRPRDLLERLAALPRLVVSPAAGGEILFGSEAPPVISRDMKRLKEVLRAGAARGDRTLILCDNEGQIQRLEEILGGQTRLPAGAQLAVGALDGGFILNDSAPRLRVLTDHEIFLRTRRIRRRRRFRGSASLESVAQLTPGDAVVHMDHGIGRFRGLEHVTIGGEEIESILIEYAGAEYLRVPVYRLDLLERWVGGTEGAKPPPVHRIGGKRWKNLRARTEQAIRKVATELLELYARREMAQGHAFAPDTRWQREMESSFLYEDTRDQRRVVEDIKRDMEAATPMDRLVCGDVGYGKTEVAIRAAFKAVQDGRQVAVLAPTTVLVEQHARTFGERLADYPVTIGALNRFRSPKETTRLLGELRRGTLDIAIGTHRLLSKDVVFRDLGLLVVDEEQRFGVRHKERLKRLRASVDVLTLTATPIPRTLQLSLAGLRNLSLIRTPPRDRVPITTHVIPWNDHILYDGLWRELDRGGQVFFLHNRVQTIHSTAEKVRALAPGAAVAVAHGQMGGRQLDQVMLGFVNGDVDVLVCTAIIENGLDVPNANTLIVDRADRFGLAQLYQIRGRVGRSDRHAHCYLVVPDGVSRDAMRRVRVLERHTDLGSGYAVAMRDLEMRGAGNLLGEDQSGYAQAVGVDTYMRLLRKTVERMKRGRTDQPAPRDPEISLAGSAYLPDSYVPESGQKLHLYRRLSRITTKTGLDEFAAELRDRFGTLPPPADRLLDGHVLRLLGRKIGLQRIMVRGRRARLTFRDDMVPRLAALEEPLRDRLIAVEVRRMSPLSLVLRQEGADPLTATLIRALDRLSANRARAA
- a CDS encoding peptidylprolyl isomerase, producing MKVPVHGIPRIPGIVCLAALAALGGCGDSAPGDEIVARAAGYELSVDQTADLLARQAQLPDQADVVEAIASLWIDYTLFAVAALEDSTFQHIDLLPLVRQEIEQELVARLRERVIQVDTAFTEEQLRQIYEEQAAGVELRARHILLSLDPGADAATADSVMEFAGGLRERILAGEDFAALAGEFSQDPGTATQGGDLGSFRRGQMVPAFDSAAFALAPGEVSDPVRTGFGVHILRVDERTQIPFEEARPQFEPQLKLGLVSQAEEAYLGRVLSRAEMEPVDGGADIARQLAARPSQRLSRRAAARELFRFEGGAYTASDFHRFLNEQGPPFRAQVRNATDDQLTGLLGNLAQSKVLVNEAEQAGISLSVVEQDSLLMVARTRFTRAARDLELTSLTPAEGESARDAVEAIVRRVMQRIVDGDENIPALGHLSFALREEYRADVFENSFTAVTQRTSEFRVIRGRSQPIQPPDSPVVAPNAPPPGD
- a CDS encoding peptidylprolyl isomerase codes for the protein MAKSLLAIPGRLSSRHLLILALLLCAAPARAQQPGSLPEVVDGVVAIAGDSVILRSEVQERLLQMRASGAPMPEDPAGIMQLQDEIVESLINEQLLLQAAESDTTIVVSDEELEVIVQQDLDERMRNVGGMGQMVALLSEQGLNLISYREMLKEQARRQRLQSLWVGRRRADIGPIVVTEGEVRAFIDAQRDQLPKRPASIIFRQVLVRSEPSDSTREAARLEAERLLGLINEGEDFEELARRYSRDPSSAAQGGDLGWFPRGRMVREFEDAAFGMFQEGQVSDVVETDFGAHIIRVDRISLGERRARHILITAETNAADEAAAQVLAGEILERARAGESMRALHEEYGYKAQPPLDSLQIFTPQLGSLPPGYVAEIGSAADGDVVGPIEFDDRGKVFAVVKVLETRPEGDYTYDDLRTRVEDQLRETKVLDEIIEELRARAHVELRP